From Prinia subflava isolate CZ2003 ecotype Zambia chromosome 31, Cam_Psub_1.2, whole genome shotgun sequence, a single genomic window includes:
- the LOC134562839 gene encoding uncharacterized protein LOC134562839 isoform X1 gives MKDAKGRRCLGAVPVLGGGQREGTAPSCACPCFVQEGEGIRHRVRPSRTSPAHGIFPFHPRAGRAVQGQGVMLAAPSPPLPVLGWVRGVQGLPLCHGPHLGSRQRLGGTGGVLSSCPQHKSLPHSLLQGRSSSCPPPQGHPHCPTVATFVPTVTPRGLPRCLLSPGAGAGPPLPRPPQCGRVQPLLCPHFRPPWRLHLWNFHPFLSPTFPLELGCIPRLGHAPRNPPALRGLCALDSSGVGIPQVPGDPQGPAGDEQGPAGTRCSSSGRVCARAWHCLTKMRWALPELPVIAPGAKNSLPDKDAFLGAVGRILGGTSFVSLDPPSTLVWGGEGTPGGIHIPGFAGCGTRGLQDMGMGPFAHHSLFPCSKQSTGMLSMGTEAWISHSLSPKKLTMEVAALSASLEQKEPVGGAVLSQHLPFHPHLWGSPPRGTGLSCHCWEGQDFSGSPSVLGVQHRASCACAGRGKQPPVLCPCPSVSLSSHPSLVMPPRHRGWCHFPGESHSTGNFGGLWWHRETPAHVPGKLLGLTVISGAPDPKGNPMFPPLRVKIKDLKAQFLIDLEGKIKE, from the coding sequence ATGAAGGATGCAAAGGGGCGGCGATGcctcggggctgtccctgtgctgggggggggacagagggaggggacagcccccagctgtgcctgtccctgctttgtgcaggagggagaagggatCAGACACAGGGTGAGGCCCAGCAGGACCAGTCCTGCCCATGGAATATTCCCATTCCACCCCAGAGCCGGGcgggcagtgcaggggcagggggtgATGCtggcagccccctccccacccctcccgGTGCTGGGGTGGGTGAGGGGAGTTCAGGGCCTCCCTCTGTGCCACGGGCCCCACCTGGGCTCACGGCAGAGactggggggcacagggggggtTTTATCCTCTTGCCCTCAACACAAATCCCTGCCCCACTCcttgctgcagggcaggagctccagctgccctcccCCACAGGGACATCCTCACTGTCCCACCGTGGCCACCTTTGTCCCCACTGTCACCCCTCGGGGTCTCCCCAGGTGCCTTctgtccccaggtgcaggagcagggccacCCCTGCCTCGCCCACCTCAGTGTGGCCGtgtccagcccctgctctgtccccacttTCGGCCACCCTGGAGGCTTCACCTCTGGAATTTTCACCCTTTCCTCAGTCCCACATttcccctggagctgggctgtaTCCCCAGGCTGGGCCATGCTCCCAGGAATCCTCCTGCTCTCCGAGGTCTCTGTGCTTTGGATTCCTCAGGAGTGGGAATTCCCCAGGTCCCCGGGGACCCGCAGGGACCCGCAGGGGACGAGCAGGGACCCGCAGGGACGCGCTGTTCCAGCTCGGGCCGTGTTTGTGCTAGAGCTTGGCACTGCCTCACAAAAATGCGCTGGGCGCTGCCAGAGCTCCCTGTTATTGCTCCTGGTGCCAAGAATTCGCTTCCCGACAAGGACGCATTCCTTGGGGCCGTGGGAAGGATTTTGGGAGGGACGAGTTTCGTCTCGCTGGACCCCCCGTCAACCCTGGTTTGGGGGGGTGAAGGGACCCCCGGGGGGATCCACATCCCTGGGTTTGCTGGATGTGGGACACGAGGGCTCCAGGACATGGGGATGGGGCCCTTTGCTCACCACagcctcttcccctgctccaaaCAGAGCACAGGGATGCTCAGTATGGGGACAGAGGCTTGGATTAGTCACAGTTTGTCCCCAAAAAAGCTGACCATGGAGGTGGCAGCTCTCAGTGCCTCCCTGGAGCAGAAAGAGCCCGTGGGAGGGGCTGTGCTCTCCCAACATCTGCCCTTTCATCCCCACCTCTGGGGCTCCCCACCCCGAGGCACCGGGCtctcctgccactgctgggaagggcaggattTTTCTGGGTCCCCTTCGGTGTTGGGGGTTCAGCACAGAGcctcctgtgcctgtgctgggaggggaaagcagccccctgtcctgtgtccctgtcccagtgtcTCTCTCTCGTCACATCCCAGTTTGGTGATGCCACCACGTCACAGGGGCTGGTGTCACTTCCCAGGTGAGTCCCACTCCACTGGGAACTTTGGTGGCCTTTGGTGGCACAGAGAGACCCCAGCACACGTTCCTGGGAAACTTTTGGGGTTAACTGTGATTTCAGGGGCTCCAGACCCCAAGGGAAACCCCATGTTTCCCCCCCTGCGGGTTAAAATTAAGGATTTAAAAGCCCAATTCTTGATTGATTTAGAGGGAAAAATTAAAGAGTGA
- the LOC134562839 gene encoding alpha-endosulfine isoform X3 — translation MAAWGDAQEKDKAVPPERAEEAKLKAKYPNLGQKPGGSDFLMKRLQKGQKYFDSGDYNMAKAKMKNKQLPSAGPDKNLVTGDHIPTPQDLPQRKSSLVTSKLAG, via the exons GACGCTCAGGAGAAGGACAAAGCCGTCCCCCCCGAGAGGGCAGAGGAGGCCAAGCTCAAGGCCAAGTACCCCAACCTGGGCCAGAAGCCCGGAGGCTCCGATTTCCTGATGAAGAGGCTGCAGAAAGGG CAAAAATACTTCGATTCTGGCGACTACAACATGGCCAAGGCCAAGATGAAGAACAAGCAGCTGCCAAGTGCAGGGCCTGACAAGAACCTGGTGACAGGAGACCACATCCCCACGCCCCAGGACCTGCCTCAGAGAAAGTCCTCGCTGGTCACCAGCAAGCTGGCAGGGTAA